The proteins below come from a single Halobacillus salinarum genomic window:
- the yaaA gene encoding S4 domain-containing protein YaaA — MSERIEISTDFIPLGQFLKLANVVESGGMVKIFLSEFEVYVNGELENRRGRKLYLGDTVEIEEFGSYEVVREE; from the coding sequence ATGAGTGAACGTATAGAAATATCCACAGATTTTATTCCGCTCGGTCAATTTCTTAAATTGGCCAACGTAGTAGAATCCGGAGGCATGGTGAAAATTTTTCTATCAGAATTTGAAGTCTATGTGAACGGCGAGCTTGAGAACCGCCGTGGACGGAAGCTGTACCTGGGAGATACCGTAGAGATTGAAGAATTCGGGAGCTATGAGGTCGTCCGGGAAGAATAG